Below is a genomic region from Henckelia pumila isolate YLH828 chromosome 3, ASM3356847v2, whole genome shotgun sequence.
ACTCAGGCTCCCATGAATTTTGGCAAACTGGTTTTCAAGACAGTTCTCTCCTTCAGAGAAGGTGGTTGGAAGGCTTCCAAACTTTATTTTTCCTCACTGATACTTGGGATTCTTGAGTCTCAAGGATTCAAGAAAGAAGATAATGAAGATTTGTTAGGTGGAAATGAGCTTTTGAAGATAACTCATCCTCTACTCGAAGGCAATCAAAAGATTGACCTTTCCTGGAATGGTGTTGCACCAAGTGTTGCAAACATGGAGCCTGCTCCTACCAACATTATCCACTCCACTACCATACTGATGTTGAACTCCTCTGCAATTCGAGCACAAATGGCCCATGCTGAGTAGAAAATCATACTAGCCAAGAAGGATATTGAGTACTATTAAGCCCTGCTGGCTGAGTACAGAAAAAAACTCAAGTTGACTATCCCTTCTAGACAAAAAAAGGGAGATGATTCAAGTGTTGGAACATCCGAAAAAAAAGGAACTGGAGATGATGGCactgatgaagaagaagaagaagaagaagaagaagaagaggataTATATTTCTTATGTCTTTATGCATCTTATGTAATTCTTAAAATATATATCTGTTTGTGTTCCATATTTGCTCTGATTCCTTTATgagttaaaaattattaaaattattatattctTAGTTCCACCCTGATCCAATAAGTGTAGAGAGTCTGTGTTGCCAACACGATCAACCAACACTTCGTCCTAAACTGATCAAATTCAGGAGGGGCATGAGCTATCTAACTCAGGGGGAGTGAGTTGAACTTTTCTGTgtatgttttgtccagaaagccaaaaagggggagattgaaaggaacgTGTTTCATTTGCATTAGATTTATTTCTTAAATTGCAATAAATCTTTTATTAAAGTGTTTTgcctttattattttttttttgagtcacTTGTTTTGCCTTTCTAAAGACTTATTAAAATAGTAAATATATATTCTTATTATTTGTTTCCTAATAAACTCTTGTTTTTATCTTATGTAGGAATTCAATTAAGGAAAGTTTTCCTAGGCCATAAAGATTATATATAAACAAGGGAAACGGCGCACAAAATAAGAAATACTGATACACAGAGAATACATACGCCTATTGTACGTAGGAACTTAAGAGTTTGAAGATCAAAGAGTGTTGAAGAACTCCTAGAGTGATCGTAGTTGGTTTATCGTGTTGTCGTGGTGTGTTGGAAACAATTGAAGATCACACTACTGAAGTGTCTTTCAAAAGTGGTTCCTTGTTATTTCAAGTTTTGGCACACGAGTTTAAACATCTTATtggttttttatgtttttatttctaCTGGTTTTTAGGGTGTTGTCTATTTTCTCACCTTGTTAAGAAAATTAGTTTTTCATAGACAATCAATAGTATTGATTTTTGTAAAATTGATTTGTTTTTAGTGATTATTTTGGCTTGAGGCACCGCACAAGTACTGGATGCTTGTGTATAATTATTTCTGTGTTATTTATTGTTTAGGTTTATTTATTCTGTTGCATGTTGTCTTAAATAGTAAATATTCCTAACTATGCATTTTTCATATTTCATAGCATAAAAGAGGAATCATGTGGAATGAACGAAACATACATGTCAAAgagcatgaaataaataaacttaaacagtaaTAATTAGGGGCGTATCAATATATCATAGATAATGAGATGAATTTAAATGCATTGTACAAGTTAATTGTGTTCAGTTTGGTGCGCTGTTTTGAATTTTGTGTCTCACGTCTTGACTCATGTCACGACATGTTCTGTGACTTGTCACCTTGATCGTATATTTCAATATTCATGTGTAAGATTGACCCCATGTTATACTGGTTGTTTGGAGTTACATCCCTCctcatatatataaaaatgaagATAGAACCAATATACAAAACACAAGCTATAAATTGAAGATAACccaaataaatacaaaatacaAACATAATCTCATTAATAGTTCAAGAATTCAACAAAAATTATAACTatagaaaaaaaattgacttgtccaaaataataaacttaagattaaaaaattttcaacaataaacttaataattaacgagatatttaaaatttaatatttcataGCTTGTAATTTACTACAACAATTCCATAATTATTGAAAAATATCATTAAATCGTCAAATAACCGCTATACTAATTCGACCAAGATTTTTAGGTTCGATCGAATAAACCTCAAAACCAATCAACACTGGCACCTACAACATTAACCCAAGAAATAATCATTAATATTGCAGTGATAATTGAGTCAAAATCAAATTATATAGACAGCCGTAATTCAAAACATAGGTTGAAAATTTAACTAGAAATTCCAAATAATCGAAGCTAAATTTCGACAGAAGTTACTAAAACCGGTTGAAATTTGAGGCTTTTGTAGCCGAATACTTGTTTGAATTCCAACAAcacaacccaaaaaaaaaaccaaaaaatttcaggaaaatcaaagaaaaactcGAGTAGAAATGGAGCTACGAGCTAAATTATGGGTTTCAGCTTGGTTCCCGATTTACACAGGAAAACCAGTATCAAAATGAAGCTATAACGTGAGGTACAAAACCCCCAATAAATTTTAGGGTTAATTGCATACATTATCCTTGTAAAATCATTAGCACGTATCTTCAAATTTTGATCACTTCACCCCTGAAAGCGCGTATGAACAAGGAGTAAatgctcaaaatttgaaaacatggaaatgtatgtgctaagatttGAAAACACGGAGAGTCAACAAATCATTCCTTTTTTATAGGGGTTTTTAGCAATGTCGGGATTTCACAATATTGATGTATGCAATTAACTCTAATTTTCAGGTTTCGCCGGCAGAGGATCGATTTTcatattattgttattttaatGGCTTAAAGAAATTCaatggactaattaaatttaatgggcTATAGATATTCAATGAGAAGAAAAATAATTAGTATTGAAacgcaataaaaataaaaaacacataTACTAATAACTAAAAAAAGCATTTCTTTTCAGTACTCTCAATCAAAGTTAGAGCCGTACACTAGGGGTGTAAACGAATCAATCCGATTCGCGAGTTTTTCGAACCGACTAGATAAGATTTGATTCTTATTCGAAATTATTGAACTGGAGTcgaatccaaacatgttcaaacTTTTTTTCGATCCAAGTTCGagtcaaaattattttgttcgatacTTCACGAAAAGctcgcgagccttaatattttattaatataatatagtgatataataaatatatatacatttcaaaCCTTTTTGGATATTTTAAGCTTTTCGAACGAAAATATATTCCAAGCAATAGTTCGAATAGTGCACGAAtatgttcgaatatttcgagccaAACTCTAACTTTATTTCGTGTCGAgttcgagccaaaatatttgaaaattttgagctTCACATCGAGCTAGCTTGAACTCAAATATACTTAAtgctctttctttttctttggattctttgtttttcttttgtCATAATAATTAATGACACGAAAGTAAATTAACACTTATCTTTTTTTGGTAAAAACAACAAAATGTAGTTGTCCCCATGGCACAACATTTTCTAACATATATTGTGAAAGcgacctttaaaaaaaaaaccaagacaaaaatttgagaaaatagAAAACCAGAGAGATAATTAAATATGCATAACTGAGATTACagttttctatatatatatatatatatatattgttgagACACCAATCACCCAAGTCCAAGAACACAATTCACGGAAGAAACATACACACGAGTAACACTATAAACAATAGACTGCAATCGAAACACAATAACACAAGTACACCGGAAATTACTTGGTTCAAATTGATATCAATCCTGCATCCAAGGTTCTGGGAATCTTCCCATAAGATTTCACTAATGAACGATCAAATCAAGTTCAATACAATCACCTCTAATCGATATACATCAAGCTCAAACACAGAAACTCTTCTGTATATAAATCAAGAACTAAGGACGAAAAGAATAAGACTTTGAAGCTCCAGAGCTACACAGATGATCTTCGAAGTTGATTCTTTTCCAGATTGAAAATCTCTCAGAGTTCTTCAGAGTGTATGTTTTGACAAAGGAACCAGAAGTTACAGCCCTTTTCGATCTTGATTTGTGATCCCTTCTTCTGAGCTGATTATGCCCCTTTAAACTGTCATTTTAGCTAACTAACGGCCATAATCAAGCTTAAATCCTAGCCCTCGGATCAAGTATTTAATTTCATGTTTGATCTTAGCCGTCCATAGCAACTTAAATGCCAAGTCAACAGAGGTCTTCACAAATCTCCACTTTTGACTGATTTTGGTTGCTCACTGTGAATCCAATGAGACCCCAGTGTCTGAGAGCTTGCATTACTCTACTAGTTTGAGCATCCCCAATGCATGTTGGAGTTTGCTCACAGGTACTGCCTTTGTCAATATATCAGCCAGGTTGATCATATTGTCTATCTTCAGGACCTTAACCAAGCCCCTAGATATGATGTCCCTCACAAAATGCAATCTAACATCCATATGCTTCGTCCTTTCATGAAAAACAGAATTCTTGGAcaagtgtattgcactttgTGAGTCACAAAAGATAATGACATCCTTTTGTACTAATCCCATTTCAGTAACAAAACCAGCGATCCAAATACCTTCTTTCACAGCTTCTGTTAGGCTAATGTactctgcttcagtggtggataaAGCAACCACACTTTGTAGGATTGATTTCCAGCTCACTACATTGTCTCCAATAGTAAACACATATCCAAAAATCGATCTTCTTTTGTCTAGATCTGCTGCATAATCAGAGTCACAATAACCAGTGACCTCACAAGTGTTTAAAGCTGATTTTGAGTATTTTAGCTTTAAACCTTTTGTTCTCTTCAAGTATCTCAGTAGCCATTGCATATCCTTCCAATGATCTCTACTCGGCTTACCCATAAACCTGCTAACTAGACCCAAACCATATGTGATGTCAGGTCTAGTTGAAATCATCATATACATAATACTACCCACTGCATTAGAATAAGGAATGTTCTTCATATGAATAGACTCTAACTCCTCTTGATCTCCTTGTACTGCCTTTAGCTTAAAGTGAGCACCAATAGGTGTGCTAACTTCTTTTGCTTCTGCCATCTTGAAGAGATTTAGAACTTTGTTTATGCACCTTTATTGTGACAAAGTCAGAGTTCTCAATTTTCTGTCCCTTTTTATCTCAATTCCTAAGATCTGTTTTGCTTCACCAAGATCCTTCATCTCAAATTCAGTGTTAAGTTGATGCTTTAGCTTTTGAATTTCCTCAAGATCTTTACATGCTATAAGCATGTTATCAACATAGATCAATAAGTAGATGAAAAATAGATTTTGAAGCTTTCTGTAGTACACGCAGCTGTCAAACTTTGATCTAACATAACCTTTCTGTAGCATGAAGTCATCAAAACGTTTATACCATTGTCTAGGTGACTGCTTTAGGCCGTAGAGAGATTTTTGTAGTAGACACACTTTTCCAGCTTGAAGTTCTGTCTCAAAACCCTTTGGTTGAGTCATCAAAATCTTTTCTTCAAGATTTCCATGTAAGAAGGCTGTTTTGACATCCAATTGCTCAAGTTCCAAGTCTTGTAGTGCTGTGATTGCCAATAGTATTCTAATGGAGGAATGTTTCACCACAGGAGAAAACACTTCATGATAATCAATTCCTTCTATCTGTGAGAATCCCTTTGCCACCAATCTGGCCTTGTACCTTGGCCCTTCAACTCCTGGTACTCCAGGTTTTTTCTTAAATATCCATTTACAACCTATTACTCGTTTCTCCTTCGGCTTATCCACTAACACCCAAGTGTTGTTCTTAATTAGGGATCTAAATTCATCTTTCATGGCTATCAACCATTGAGCACTGTCCTTACTCCTCATCGCCTCTTCATAAGTTGATGGTTCTTCTAGATCCATCAATTCAGCCACATTGAGGGCAAAAGCTGTAAATTCAGATGATGCAAACCTTGATGGCATTCTGATTTCCCTTCTGACCCTATCTCTTGCAAGCATATACTCTCCTAGATGCTGGTCCTGTCTAGGATCACCACTTTGTTCATCTCTGTTTGCATCCAATATATCTGTAGCTTGATGTGATATATGAGATCCAACATGTTCAGTATCATAGAAGTCTTCAAGTGAATTATGATCAGCTCCACCTTCTTCCTTATTCAATTCATTGTTGTGATTTCGAGACTGATCCCTGTCTTGGAAATTCTGCTCAGCTTGATCAGAGCTGGCTGATTCTAGCATATGTTTGTTAGTCTTGTAAAACTCAGATTCATTAAAAACCACATCTCTACTGACAACACATTTAATCTCATCTAATAGCCAAACCTTGTATCCCTTTGTACCAGTAGGATAACCAAGAAAAATTCCCTTCTTAGCTCTAGGATTTAGCTTTCCTTGATTAGCATGAATATATACTACACAGCCAAAGGTTCTTAAATGTTTATAACTCGGTTTTAAACTAGACCATTTCATCTCTGGAACCATTAAGTCAATAGAAAAAGAAGGTGATAGGTTAATAAGATAACAAGCAGTTGAAGCTGCCTCTGCCTAGAACTTAGGTGGCAAACCACTCTCACTTAGCATGCATCTCACTTTATTCATGATTGTTCTATTCATTCGTTCAGCAATCCCATTTTGTTGTTGTGTATATGTGCATGTCCTATGTCTTGCAATGCCATACTTAGAACAAAActcatcaaaatcatgattgCCAAACTCCAATCCATTATTTGTTCTCaatgtttatattttatttccAGATTGATTCTCAACTAAAGTTTTCCATTCtaaaaatttatcaaaagctTGGTCTTTagttttcagaaagtatatCCAAACCttcctagaataatcatcaatcAAGGAAATGAAATATTGACATTTAGATAATGATTGAGTTACCTTGGAGGACCACCAGAGATCTGCATGTATATAGTCCAGTGGTGACTTAGTCTTGTGAGTTGCTGTATTGAATCTTAGCCTATGAGACTTCCAAGAATACAGTTCTCACAAAAATCCAGATTAGTGATTTGCTTAGTGTCCAGAAGGCCTTGTTTACTTAGCTCTTGAAGGCCTTTTAGACTCATGTGACCGAGCCTTTGATGCCATAAAAGTGTGTTATTCTTTCCTGACACTGTCACATTGGTTTCTGAAGATAAGGTTT
It encodes:
- the LOC140889646 gene encoding secreted RxLR effector protein 161-like, whose amino-acid sequence is MAEAKEVSTPIGAHFKLKAVQGDQEELESIHMKNIPYSNAVGSIMYMMISTRPDITYGLGLVSRFMGKPSRDHWKDMQWLLRYLKRTKGLKLKYSKSALNTCEVTGYCDSDYAADLDKRRSIFGYVFTIGDNVVSWKSILQSVVALSTTEAEYISLTEAVKEGIWIAGFVTEMGLVQKDVIIFCDSQSAIHLSKNSVFHERTKHMDVRLHFVRDIISRGLVKVLKIDNMINLADILTKAVPVSKLQHALGMLKLVE